A window from Schistosoma haematobium chromosome 3, whole genome shotgun sequence encodes these proteins:
- the SND1_2 gene encoding nuclease domain-containing protein (EggNog:ENOG410VA3E~COG:K~BUSCO:EOG091G027G), translating into MSSLVNNREEARPVSTTTYFLGIVKQVLSGDTIVIRDRPINGPPPERTIILSNISCGRVARKPSTGIPTGTPEDPFAWEAREFVRTLLVGKEVCYSVETEQPSGRKYGCVYVGKNISGENVALSLVEQGLAEVRKLNPTIAAKNKIYQQLVTAQEQAKSLGKGRWSPNLPVTREILWSVENTRSFFESYKNRPLKAIVENVRDGCSVQVFILPESLNEKPNTFVYVTVTMSGIKSPSIRYEDGKIVPDAWGLDALFFTESRLLQRDVTILLESVFNQAFVGSILHPNGNIAELLLRHGLAHCIDWNLNLVSVPGAAEAYKIAERLAKEKRLRVFENYQPTQTTEVHADSLQTVVPGKIFSGIICEVGNGDNVSIKCSDGVHKFFLSSIRAPRPQTSSKEDDSSVQRGRIRPLYDIPYVFEAREVLRQFVGKQVTVQVDYIQPKTSNTVDERVCATVRADDVNLALTLVSKGLASVVRYRNANDSRSVFYGELLAAEENAQSKGLGMYSKQDPPIHRVADLTGNVAKSRQFLSFLQRAERLDGVVEFVFSASRFRIYIPRETCVITLLLGGIQCPRRGRVGPDGVALPDMPFSNEAYTFVKELCMHRNVEIKVETIDRVGNFVGYLFVDIPALSNNGPDINKSSGKKKKKRVAETTVRQKTNLTVLLISQGFGTVHRAPTTERSPHYHDMIKAEEDAKINRCGLWSSDQFVKEWEAEVQNNSDPTALSGAEDGSLIPLTGVSEYLDDLSELQLNENSDSTTVINNDNIKQLSWKPVQITGISRPASGSQGLRFFAQHLSDACTLVKISQMLNSQSFPSFPSEYYPKKGSLCIACFSLDNCWYRARVIRSSPKSVTVQFIDFGNEEVIDSAEYSSRLSPLPSGPLMQLPPQMKEYRLAFVQLPPDASDRVFAERAFCDLVENKELRLAVQYESVPCGNESLKPVPAVTLLLPVADLKTSGSSVCPNDIDISESLLSNGLVCVEPIQPQLLKRLPRNLLHKYLDAQALAKKERKNIWRYGDFRADVEQL; encoded by the exons ATGTCTTCTCTCGTGAACAATAGAGAAGAAGCACGACCAGTCAGCACAACCACATATTTCTTGGGGATAGTGAAACAA GTCTTATCGGGAGATACTATTGTAATACGTGACAGACCCATAAATGGTCCTCCTCCAGAACGAACCATTATTTTGTCCAATATATCATGTGGTCGCGTTGCTCGTAAGCCGTCGACGGGAATTCCCACTGGAACACCAGAAGATCCGTTTGCTTGGGAGGCCAGAGAGTTTGTTCGTACTCTTTTAGTTGGTAAAGAAGTTTGCTATTCTGTCGAAACAGAACAGCCATCTGGTCGCAAATATGGATGTGTGTATGTTG GGAAAAATATCAGTGGAGAAAATGTTGCTTTGTCCTTAGTGGAACAAGGCTTAGCTGAAGTGAGAAAGCTAAATCCGACAATAGCTgccaaaaataaaatttaccaGCAACTAGTAACCGCTCAAGAACAGGCAAAGTCACTTGGTAAGGGTCGTTGGTCTCCCAATCTCCCTGTTACAAGAGAAATCCTTTGGTCAGTCGAGAATACTCGCAGCTTCTTTGAGAGCTACAAAAACCGACCACTTAAAGCTATTGTCGAAAATGTTCGAGATGGTTGTTCTGTACAAGTCTTCATTCTACCTGAATCCCTTAATGAAAAGCCAAATACATTTGTATACGTTACTGTCACAATGTCAGGAATTAAATCGCCATCGATACGTTATGAGGATGGAAAAATT GTTCCCGACGCGTGGGGTCTCGATGCGCTATTCTTTACCGAATCCAGACTGCTACAGAGAGACGTTACTATACTGTTGGAATCCGTATTTAATCAAGCTTTCGTCGGAAGCATCCTCCACCCAAATGGAAATATAGCTGAGTTGTTGCTGCGTCATGGTCTTGCTCACTGTATTGATTGGAATCTAAACTTAGTAAGCGTCCCAGGTGCTGCCGAAGCCTATAAAATAGCTGAAAGACTTGCGAAAGAAAAGCGACTACGCGTGTTTGAAAACTACCAGCCCACACAAACAACGGAAGTACATGCAGACAGTCTTCAAACAGTTGTTCCAGGGAAAATATTCAGTGGAATT ATATGTGAAGTCGGAAACGGTGATAACGTCTCTATCAAATGTTCAGATGGTGTCCATAAATTCTTTCTATCCAGCATAAGAGCTCCACGACCACAGACCAGCAGCAAGGAAGACGATTCTTCTGTCCAACGTGGTCGTATTCGTCCGCTTTACGACATACCTTATGTGTTTGAAGCTAGAGAGGTACTTCGCCAGTTCGTCGGAAAACAA GTAACTGTTCAAGTTGATTACATTCAACCGAAGACATCTAATACTGTTGACGAACGTGTTTGTGCTACAGTGCGAGCTGATGATGTCAACCTTGCATTGACCCTAGTTTCAAAAGGTCTGGCCTCTGTAGTGCGTTATCGAAACGCTAATGATTCTCGTTCTGTATTTTACGGTGAACTTCTTGCGGCAGAAGAAAATGCGCAGTCTAAGGGACTCGGAATGTATAGCAAACAAGATCCCCCGATTCATCGTGTTGCCGATCTCACAG GGAATGTAGCTAAATCTAGACAGTTTTTATCTTTTCTACAACGTGCTGAGCGATTGGACGGTGTGGTAGAGTTTGTATTTAGTGCAAGCAGATTCCGTATTTATATACCTCGAGAGACATGCGTAATCACACTGTTGCTTGGAGGTATTCAGTGTCCACGCCGGGGAAG AGTGGGTCCAGATGGTGTCGCTTTACCTGATATGCCATTCAGTAACGAGGCTTACACGTTTGTTAAGGAATTGTGCATGCATCGTAACGTTGAAATTAAGGTAGAAACAATTGATAGAGTAGGGAATTTCGTTGGCTATCTTTTCGTGGACATTCCTGCTCTGTCTAACAATGGACCAGATATTAACAAGTCGTCAggcaagaaaaagaaaaaaagggttGCCGAAACCACTGTTAGACAAAAAACAAATCTAACTGTCTTACTAATATCTCAAGGTTTCGGTACTGTTCATCGGGCTCCCACAACCGAACGATCACCTCACTATCACGATATGATAAAAGCAGAAGAAGATGCCAAAATCAATCGGTGTGGTCTGTGGTCATCCGATCAATTCGTAAAGGAATGGGAAGCCGAAGTCCAAAATAATTCAGATCCCACTGCTTTGAGCGGTGCAGAGGACGGTAGTCTTATTCCACTGACTGGTGTCTCAGAATATTTGGACGACTTATCAGAACTACAACTTAATGAAAATAGTGATTCGACAACTGTgatcaataatgataatattaag CAGTTATCATGGAAACCTGTTCAAATAACCGGGATCTCCAGACCTGCTTCTGGTAGTCAGGGTCTTCGATTCTTCGCTCAACACTTATCAGATGCGTGCACCCTGGTCAAGATTAGTCAAATGCTGAATAGCCAATCATTTCCTTCATTCCCATCAGAATACTACCCTAAAAAAGGTAGTCTGTGTATTGCATGTTTCAGTTTAGATAATTGCTGGTACCGAGCACGTGTCATTCGTAGTTCACCCAAATCTGTTAcagttcagtttattgactttGGTAATGAAGAAGTAATCGATTCAGCTGAGTATTCATCACGTCTTTCTCCTCTTCCATCTGGTCCACTAATGCAACTTCCACCACAAATGAAAGAGTATCGTTTGGCATTTGTTCAACTTCCTCCCGATGCTTCCGATCGTGTGTTTGCGGAGCGTGCTTTCTGCGACCTCgttgaaaacaaagaa ttgagactTGCTGTTCAGTACGAATCAGTACCGTGTGGAAACGAATCACTGAAACCTGTCCCAGCAGTGACACTATTGCTACCAGTTGCAGATCTTAAAACATCTGGGTCATCTGTCTGTCCAAACGACATAGACATCAGTGAGTCACTGTTGTCTAATGGTTTGGTCTGTGTTGAACCTATCCAGCCTCAGCTTCTTAAACGACTACCACGCAATCTGCTCCACAAGTATCTAGATGCGCAAGCATTAGCAAAAAAAGAACGTAAAAACATTTGGCGATATGGTGACTTTCGTGCAGATGTGGAACAGCTGTGA
- the LIN7C_1 gene encoding Protein lin-7 C (EggNog:ENOG410V4GA~COG:W), with protein MAESLSLQRDINRVLELLEILQRCPEIQPSKLAALQRILQSDFCDMIREVYEHIYTTVDINGSEEVKASATAKATVAAFAASEGHAHPRVIELPKTNEGLGFNVMGGKEQNSPIYISRIIPGGVADRHGGLKRGDQLLSVNGISVESEHHERAVELLKLAQGTVKLVVRYTPRILEEMEARFDKQKARRRQLS; from the exons ATGGCGGAGTCATTAAGTTTGCAGAGAG ATATTAATAGAGTGTTGGAGTTATTGGAAATACTTCAGAGATGCCCTGAAATACAACCATCAAAGTTGGCAGCCCTACAGCGCATACTGCAGTCAGACTTTTGCGACATGATTCGTGAAGTTTATGAGCATATATATACAACTGTTGATATTAATGGGTCGGAAGAA GTGAAAGCAAGTGCAACAGCCAAAGCTACTGTCGCAGCTTTTGCTGCAAGTGAAGGACACGCTCATCCACGTGTCATAGAACTACCAAAAACTAATGAAGGTCTAGGTTTCAATGTTATGGGTGGTAAAGAACAAAATTCACCTATTTACATAAGTCGAATTATTCCTGGTGGTGTTGCAGATCGTCATGGTGGTTTAAAACGTGGTGATCAATTACTATCAGTAAATGGGATTTCTGTGGAGAGTGAACATCATGAAAGAGCTGTTGAACTTTTGAAATTAGCACAAG GTACTGTGAAACTTGTAGTAAGATATACACCACGTATTCTTGAAGAGATGGAAGCACGTTTTGACAAGCAAAAAGCTCGACGTCGGCAACTTAGTTAA